Proteins from one Mercurialis annua linkage group LG7, ddMerAnnu1.2, whole genome shotgun sequence genomic window:
- the LOC126656135 gene encoding uncharacterized protein LOC126656135 isoform X1, protein MGCFLACFGSSKDDRRRRKHRYKVQPREQVKRNTGSKPVQFAVPFVHNNPENSTSPVSETLDSNPEEQLKLSPKKKVTFDSVITTYDHVSVKDSTELCVEKGDGAQRKGEEKEKQVVKPSQVQSLCSEDSSITSSSGSYPSNHRYENCRDSDDELDYGESDVEDAGDDEDEDDDDDSVLDLDDEYEDDRALGSSGYVEKEVKPNLNARDRSGYVHSVLNPVENLTQWKAVKAKGTPPLKQQKENQTLGQEPRSSFSSEPSRRELSFSFKAKSDQSKTPKQEIAVDASLSNWLGSSESTPLKKASSKPISFDTNSPEKSTLSVGSNSPCSFDDRPILGALTLEELKQYSATNSPRRSPGHSPDEMAIIGTVGSYWNDNVCTKNSSGSASSFKGIPNTTSKYREDKRVNWHSTPFETRLERALNSATAEAYCIPTSNNVH, encoded by the exons atgggTTGTTTTCTTGCTTGCTTTGGCTCTTCCAAAGATGATCGGAGACGCCGTAAACACAGATATAAAGTTCAACCCCGTGAACAGGTAA AGAGAAATACCGGTTCTAAACCAGTGCAATTTGCAGTTCCTTTTGTGCATAACAATCCAGAAAATTCTACTAGCCCAGTTTCAGAAACTCT GGATAGTAATCCTGAGGAGCAATTGAAGCTTAGCCCTAAGAAGAAAGTTACGTTTGATTCTGTCATCACTACCTATGACCATGTTTCGGTAAAAGACTCGACTGAGTTGTGTGTGGAGAAAGGAGATGGCGCTCAAAGAAAAGGAGAGGAGAAAGAGAAACAAGTTGTGAAACCAAGTCAGGTTCAGTCGTTGTGTTCTGAAGATAGTTCGATCACTTCGAGCTCAGGATCTTACCCGTCTAATCATAGATATGAGAACTGTAGAGACAGTGATGATGAATTAGACTACGGGGAAAGTGATGTTGAGGATGCTGGTGATGATGAGGacgaggatgatgatgatgatagcGTGTTAGATTTAGATGACGAATACGAGGATGATAGAGCTTTAGGATCCAGCGGTTATGTTGAGAAAGAAGTGAAGCCAAATTTGAACGCTCGAGACAGAAGTGGTTATGTGCATTCTGTGTTGAACCCGGTAGAAAACCTCACTCAATGGAAGGCTGTGAAGGCAAAAGGGACACCGCCATTGAAGCAGCAGAAAGAGAATCAGACACTGGGTCAAGAACCCCGGAGTTCGTTTAGTTCTGAGCCTAGCCGTAGGGAATTATCATTCAGTTTCAAAGCAAAATCTGATCAATCTAAGACACCAAAGCAAGAAATAGCAGTGGATGCTAGCTTATCGAACTGGTTGGGTTCATCAGAAAGCACACCACTTAAAAAGGCTAGCAGCAAACCAATCAGCTTCGATACTAATTCTCCGGAGAAAAGCACATTGTCAGTGGGATCAAATTCACCATGTAGCTTCGACGACAGACCAATTCTAGGCGCATTAACTCTTGAAGAGCTTAAACAGTATTCTGCTACTAATTCGCCGAGGAGGTCACCTGGCCATAGCCCCGATGAGATGGCTATAATTGGAACTGTTGGAAGCTATTGGAATGACAATGTCTGCACCAAGAATTCTTCGGGGTCAGCTTCTTCGTTCAAAGGAATACCGAACACGACCAGCAAGTATAGGGAG GACAAGAGAGTGAATTGGCATTCTACACCATTTGAGACCAGGTTGGAGAGAGCTTTGAATAGTGCAACTGCTGAAGCTTATTGTATTCCCACTTCTAACAATGTTCATTAA
- the LOC126656135 gene encoding uncharacterized protein LOC126656135 isoform X2 → MGCFLACFGSSKDDRRRRKHRYKVQPREQRNTGSKPVQFAVPFVHNNPENSTSPVSETLDSNPEEQLKLSPKKKVTFDSVITTYDHVSVKDSTELCVEKGDGAQRKGEEKEKQVVKPSQVQSLCSEDSSITSSSGSYPSNHRYENCRDSDDELDYGESDVEDAGDDEDEDDDDDSVLDLDDEYEDDRALGSSGYVEKEVKPNLNARDRSGYVHSVLNPVENLTQWKAVKAKGTPPLKQQKENQTLGQEPRSSFSSEPSRRELSFSFKAKSDQSKTPKQEIAVDASLSNWLGSSESTPLKKASSKPISFDTNSPEKSTLSVGSNSPCSFDDRPILGALTLEELKQYSATNSPRRSPGHSPDEMAIIGTVGSYWNDNVCTKNSSGSASSFKGIPNTTSKYREDKRVNWHSTPFETRLERALNSATAEAYCIPTSNNVH, encoded by the exons atgggTTGTTTTCTTGCTTGCTTTGGCTCTTCCAAAGATGATCGGAGACGCCGTAAACACAGATATAAAGTTCAACCCCGTGAACAG AGAAATACCGGTTCTAAACCAGTGCAATTTGCAGTTCCTTTTGTGCATAACAATCCAGAAAATTCTACTAGCCCAGTTTCAGAAACTCT GGATAGTAATCCTGAGGAGCAATTGAAGCTTAGCCCTAAGAAGAAAGTTACGTTTGATTCTGTCATCACTACCTATGACCATGTTTCGGTAAAAGACTCGACTGAGTTGTGTGTGGAGAAAGGAGATGGCGCTCAAAGAAAAGGAGAGGAGAAAGAGAAACAAGTTGTGAAACCAAGTCAGGTTCAGTCGTTGTGTTCTGAAGATAGTTCGATCACTTCGAGCTCAGGATCTTACCCGTCTAATCATAGATATGAGAACTGTAGAGACAGTGATGATGAATTAGACTACGGGGAAAGTGATGTTGAGGATGCTGGTGATGATGAGGacgaggatgatgatgatgatagcGTGTTAGATTTAGATGACGAATACGAGGATGATAGAGCTTTAGGATCCAGCGGTTATGTTGAGAAAGAAGTGAAGCCAAATTTGAACGCTCGAGACAGAAGTGGTTATGTGCATTCTGTGTTGAACCCGGTAGAAAACCTCACTCAATGGAAGGCTGTGAAGGCAAAAGGGACACCGCCATTGAAGCAGCAGAAAGAGAATCAGACACTGGGTCAAGAACCCCGGAGTTCGTTTAGTTCTGAGCCTAGCCGTAGGGAATTATCATTCAGTTTCAAAGCAAAATCTGATCAATCTAAGACACCAAAGCAAGAAATAGCAGTGGATGCTAGCTTATCGAACTGGTTGGGTTCATCAGAAAGCACACCACTTAAAAAGGCTAGCAGCAAACCAATCAGCTTCGATACTAATTCTCCGGAGAAAAGCACATTGTCAGTGGGATCAAATTCACCATGTAGCTTCGACGACAGACCAATTCTAGGCGCATTAACTCTTGAAGAGCTTAAACAGTATTCTGCTACTAATTCGCCGAGGAGGTCACCTGGCCATAGCCCCGATGAGATGGCTATAATTGGAACTGTTGGAAGCTATTGGAATGACAATGTCTGCACCAAGAATTCTTCGGGGTCAGCTTCTTCGTTCAAAGGAATACCGAACACGACCAGCAAGTATAGGGAG GACAAGAGAGTGAATTGGCATTCTACACCATTTGAGACCAGGTTGGAGAGAGCTTTGAATAGTGCAACTGCTGAAGCTTATTGTATTCCCACTTCTAACAATGTTCATTAA